A section of the Lineus longissimus chromosome 1, tnLinLong1.2, whole genome shotgun sequence genome encodes:
- the LOC135495385 gene encoding solute carrier family 15 member 4-like — MPFHEESVGLLTRPLTCTHGPQFSAGGSPWGLGFILFTQVAHGISYFAVFAAVALRINITCFHLSNTEILALSTSFYVVSYVTNLIGGWYADTRAGRYWTIFFANLINLIGSLMKTAVAIVYSYTTNKEDFPVSVMLPIYIASLMFMAVSRGFILPSMVPFGAQQVDQSDDARLSSYFRWTIVSFDIGKYFVYCPLAFIIYVYDLDPILVCTIVELVAEALAWAVLVLGKSAYVTAPTTEGEKSMKEITKAFSKNILNRSVSLSPEDAMERMSLVHEPPDPQLMKLQRLKLRKMFLMGGIFTIAGVFSAVNLQGTTTYLVQGEQLKGDSPAIPHLFVASFAPLTVIVLSVLTEVYTWCCSRRTGYRFWELKMIVVGTIFAVLSLASADYIEIIWRIGREECSKFCQIPQFVFLGLAEFFFYIPGFEFCYRESFAGLESTTTGFFFGVGSFFAMVIFLIFIPLGTVPMKIGLSDNKGFFLELFSALGGLMLLTMLVLLFPLTIWYTRVRKSLKDNNFMTAIITTTDLQHVQGTNQDVDDTVLRNDRLTETVEGESPDFSDQDIDLMSRYIQGEDLVDERDLSPSLDLGRTSDEDT, encoded by the exons ATGCCTTTCCACGAAGAATCTGTCGGTCTGCTAACGCGTCCACTAACATGCACGCATGGACCCCAATTCTCTGCCGGTGGAAGTCCATGGGGACtcggttttattttgttcaccCAGGTCGCCCATGGCATCAGCTACTTCGCAGTATTTGCAGCAGTGGCACTCCGAATCAACATAACCTGCTTTCATCTCTCTAATACGGAGATTTTAGCTCTTTCAACATCTTTCTACG TTGTTTCCTACGTTACCAACCTGATAGGAGGATGGTACGCGGACACGAGGGCGGGGCGCTACTGGACCATCTTCTTTGCAAACCTCATCAACCTCATAG GTTCGCTCATGAAAACAGCTGTGGCCATCGTTTATAGTTACACAACGAACAAGGAGGATTTCCCG GTCTCAGTGATGCTGCCTATCTATATTGCCTCTTTGATGTTCATGGCAGTAAGCCGGGGCTTCATATTACCGAGTATGGTCCCATTCGGGGCACAACAAGTCGACCAGTCAGATGATGCCAGACTTTCTTCATACTTCCGTTG GACCATCGTATCTTTTGACATTGGCAAATACTTCGTCTATTGCCCATTGGCATTCATAATCTACGTGTATGACTTAGACCCGATTCTGGTCTGTACCATCGTGGAGTTAGTTGCAGAGGCCCTGGCTTGGGCTGTCCTAGTCCTTGGAAAGAGCGCGTACGTCACAGCGCCAACTACCGAAG GTGAAAAGTCGATGAAGGAAATCACCAAGGCCTTTTCAAAGAACATCTTAAACCGTTCCGTTAGTCTGTCACCAGAGGACGCCATGGAACGGATGAGCTTAGTCCACGAGCCACCTGATCCACAACTCATGAAACTGCAACGTCTAAAACTCAGGAAAATGTTCCTCATGGGAGGCATTTTCACCATTGCTGGTGTTTTTTCAGCTGTCAACTTGCAG GGGACAACGACCTATTTGGTTCAAGGCGAACAACTAAAGGGCGACTCTCCTGCCATACCGCATCTTTTCGTAGCTTCCTTCGCCCCTCTGACAGTGATTGTCCTTTCCGTCCTGACGGAGGTCTATACCTGGTGCTGCTCCAGGAGGACTGGCTATCGCTTCTGGGAACTAAAAATGATAG TAGTTGGAACAATCTTCGCTGTTTTGTCCCTGGCCAGTGCCGACTACATTGAGATCATCTGGAGGATTGGCCGGGAGGAATGTTCCAAATTCTGCCAGATTCCTCAATTCGTCTTCTTAGGTCTTGCCGAATTCTTTTTCTACATTCCTG gttttgaattttgctaCAGAGAGAGCTTTGCAGGTCTTGAGAGCACCACCACAGGTTTCTTCTTCGGAGTGGGCTCATTTTTCGCAATGGTCATCTTTCTCATATTCATTCCTTTGGGGACAGTACCAATGAAAA TTGGTCTTAGTGACAACAAAGGTTTCTTCCTGGAGCTGTTCTCAGCTCTTGGTGGCCTAATGCTGCTGACAATGCTGGTTCTCTTGTTCCCTCTAACAATCTGGTACACCAGGGTTAGGAAGAGCCTCAAGGACAATAACTTCATGACAGCTATCATCACAACCACAGACCTGCAGCATGTGCAAGGGACTAACCAAGACGTGGATGACACAGTGTTACGCAATGACAGACTTACAGAGACTGTTGAAGGGGAATCACCGGACTTCAGTGATCAAGACATTGATCTTATGTCAAGGTATATCCAAGGGGAGGACCTGGTAGATGAAAGAGATTTATCACCATCCCTTGACTTGGGGCGCACTTCAGATGAAGATACTTAA
- the LOC135495426 gene encoding uncharacterized protein LOC135495426 has product MRADHFPRCHRWLLCQMRYPLNLFFVCLLLMTFALYRYQSGQRCRYRDNQTSQGKFPLRSITSGSVNKTRLNRTVDQPTVVVLSLLHNSEPSLEDFKFLVETLTYPHELISVVFGEDGSKDGTVLKAKQVLSSLTSEFRRVDFHHFDLGGQYPWDLPIGGDPKHRASVQKERRRHLALARNMLLTNGLGDEDWVLWIDSDIIKTPPDIIEQMLATKKDIVAPRCMYKPNKDEELLYDRNTWQDTDASRKYKADPGILFLEGYNGERPPKLNMDQLKDRGVDLVEVDSVGGCVLLIKAIHHQQGLVFPPYIYKHYIETEGLSKIAQAMGLKLWAMPRLTVYHYHSGTDPAFYKRNAVRSQQRFGMNGIDMQKAIKLIFLQKSRT; this is encoded by the exons ATGAG GGCTGACCACTTTCCGCGATGTCATCGGTGGCTACTTTGTCAGATGAGATACCCCTTGAATCTGTTTTTTGTGTGTCTTCTCCTGATGACATTTGCCCTCTACAGATACCAATCAGGTCAACGTTGCCGCTACCGCGACAACCAAACATCCCAAGGGAAGTTTCCTCTTCGCAGTATAACTAGTGGATCAGTTAATAAAACTCGCTTAAACAGGACAGTAGATCAGCCGACCGTGGTAGTGTTATCATTATTACATAACTCTGAACCATCTTTAGaggattttaaatttttggtgGAAACCTTAACATATCctcatgaactcatttctgttgTTTTTGGGGAGGATGGAAGTAAGGACGGGACTGTTCTGAAAGCTAAGCAGGTGCTGAGTTCTCTTACGTCCGAATTCAGAAGAGTGGATTTCCACCATTTTGATTTGGGAGGACAGTATCCGTGGGATTTACCTATTGGCGGAGACCCCAAGCACAGGGCCTCCGTTCAGAAGGAAAGGAGGCGACATTTGGCTTTGGCGCGGAACATGTTGTTAACAAATGGTCTCGGGGATGAAGACTGGGTGTTATGGATAGATAGTGATATCATAAAGACTCCGCCCGATATCATAGAGCAAATGTTAGCCACCAAAAAGGATATTGTAGCGCCTCGATGCATGTATAAACCAAATAAAGACGAGGAATTGCTGTATGATAGGAACACGTGGCAAGACACCGATGCCTCCCGGAAATATAAAGCTGATCCAGGCATCTTGTTCTTGGAGGGATACAACGGAGAACGCCCACCGAAACTCAACATGGACCAACTGAAAGATCGTGGCGTTGACCTGGTAGAAGTCGATAGTGTCGGTGGGTGTGTCCTGTTGATAAAGGCAATACATCACCAACAGGGTTTGGTGTTCCCACCATATATTTACAAACATTATATAGAGACGGAAGGCTTATCGAAGATAGCACAAGCCATGGGCTTGAAACTATGGGCCATGCCAAGATTAACagtatatcattatcattcaggCACTGATCCAGCCTTTTATAAAAGAAACGCAGTAAGATCTCAGCAACGATTTGGCATGAATGGCATTGACATGCAAAAGGCAATAAAACtaatatttttgcaaaaatcaAGGACATGA
- the LOC135495415 gene encoding vacuolar fusion protein CCZ1 homolog, whose translation MSSTTKCVANLVNFFIYNAEYGPKEGEEHKKILYYYPSDTDIDTKIKDVGLCEAIVKFTETFSEKPCHSIHSQKKRQLFFSPEKDFWMIMTVSIPFTTKVRDGQTYTDYHEEDIQDSIYNLVLEQSYKMFKLFMGPFTGILEKGSVQTLKQRFDHFYSRYLLTLKLNCCDILDVFNGIHFLPLDKNSYLQIQCFINLLEANFSQVKYTAFLYSDQLVWSGLEQEDMRIMYRYLTTSLFPSYLEQELQGSQTPPVSSRQAGGVSLHYGKFITGPPNLVDTANLGKVPRVFIKSDADIEECHLVVYRALSATVCLLVDSTFQLTFDFFKKIDSFLGPNLSSLASDISEQYSKRQASANETQYKYIYFNHMNLAQKTTVHAEGRKSANITIPNDTIKLLNDINADLTKKGEDGETIIKTCSDCWVVGKKSDQREFYVVINQRNANLIEINEEVKKLCANSFSNIFFLD comes from the exons ATGTCCTCCACAACAAAGTGTGTGGCTAATTTGGTAAATTTCTTTATCTACAATGCTGAATATGGACCAAAGGAAGGGGAG GAACATAAAAAGATACTCTACTACTACCCATCTGATACAGATATTGACACCAAAATAAAAGATGTCGGTTTGTGTGAAGCTATTGTAAAATTTACGGA aacattttcagaaaaaccaTGTCACTCGATACATTCTCAGAAAAAAAGACAGCTATTTTTCTCCCCAGAGAAAGATTTTTGGATGATAATG ACGGTCAGTATCCCATTCACGACCAAGGTACGAGATGGCCAGACATATACGGATTACCACGAGGAGGACATCCAAGATTCCATTTATAATCTTGTCCTGGAACAATCCTACAAAATGTTTAAG CTATTCATGGGACCATTTACTGGAATTCTAGAAAAAGGATCAGTGCAAACTCTAAAACAAAGATTTGATCATTTTTATTCTCGG taTCTGTTAACTCTGAAGCTGAATTGCTGTGATATCCTTGATGTGTTCAATGGTATCCACTTCCTCCCATTAGACAAGAACTCCTATCTCCAGATCCAGTGCTTTATCAACCTCCTTGAAGCAAACTTCAGCCAAGTCAAATACACAGCATTTCTTTATAGTGATCAGTTGGTGTG GAGTGGTTTGGAGCAAGAAGATATGCGAATCATGTACAGGTACCTCACCACCAGTCTGTTCCCTTCTTATTTGGAGCAAGAACTCCAAGGTAGCCAGACACCGCCTGTATCGTCACGACAGGCTGGAGGAGTTAGTTTACATTATGGAAA ATTTATCACTGGCCCTCCAAATTTAGTGGACACTGCCAATTTAGGGAAAGTACCACGCGTGTTCATCAAATCAGATGCAGACATTGAAgagtgccacctggtggtctATAGAGCGCTCAGTGCCACCGTCTGCTTGCTGGTGGATT CAACCTTCCAATTGACGTTTGACTTCTTCAAAAAGATCGATAGTTTCCTTGGACCAAACCTGAGTAGCCTTGCGTCTGATATCAGTGAGCAGTATTCGAAGAGACAAGCCAG TGCGAATGAAACCCAATACAAATACATCTATTTCAATCACATGAACCTGGCACAGAAGACCACGGTGCATGCCGAGGGAAGGAAGTCGGCAAATATCACAATACCAAATGATACAATCAAATTGTTGAACGATATCAATGCTGATCTCACCAA GAAAGGCGAGGATGGTGAGACAATCATCAAGACGTGTAGCGACTGCTGGGTGGTGGGCAAGAAGTCAGACCAAAGGGAGTTCTATGTCGTGATTAATCAGAGGAATGCCAATCTAATAGAAATAAATG AGGAAGTGAAGAAGTTATGTGCCAACAGCTTCAGTAATATATTCTTCCTGGACTGA